One window of Sulfurospirillum sp. 1612 genomic DNA carries:
- the rplT gene encoding 50S ribosomal protein L20, with amino-acid sequence MARVKTGVVRRRRHKKILKLAKGFYSGRRKHFRKAKEQLERSLVYAYRDRKNKKRDFRRLWITRINAACRLNDISYSRFINALNKANIQLDRKILANMAVSDPEGFASVVKQAKAAL; translated from the coding sequence ATGGCAAGAGTGAAGACTGGCGTAGTCAGAAGAAGAAGACACAAAAAAATACTCAAACTGGCAAAAGGTTTCTACAGCGGTAGAAGAAAACATTTTAGAAAAGCGAAAGAGCAGCTTGAGAGAAGTCTCGTATATGCATACAGAGATAGAAAAAACAAGAAAAGAGATTTCAGAAGACTCTGGATTACCAGAATCAATGCAGCTTGTAGATTAAATGATATTAGTTATTCTCGCTTTATCAATGCTTTGAACAAAGCAAACATCCAACTTGATAGAAAAATTTTAGCAAATATGGCAGTCAGTGATCCTGAGGGATTCGCAAGCGTCGTAAAGCAAGCTAAAGCAGCACTTTAA
- a CDS encoding SLAC1 anion channel family protein — protein sequence MKTSARLENFPIMMFAITMGLSGLSIAYQKAAHLFHCSSLIPSILVALTTITFIAISLTYATKFIMYRQEVKKEFTHPVRVNFFAAFSITLLLMSIMYQELNTTASVALWWVGMVLQAFLTFYTISFWINHSLEIQHSNPAWFIPIVGNVVVPIGGIGIVNHNFLMYFFSIGILFWIILFTIILNRIIFHNQLAKKFMPTLFIFIAPPAVGVISYVKLTGHFDLFASFLFNIGLFFTFLLVFMYKNFMKLEFFISWWAFTFPLTAMTIATILSYHTTKSPFCYYLAIGLLIVSTIVVSFVAYKTICHMLKKEICVIE from the coding sequence ATGAAAACTTCTGCTAGATTAGAAAATTTTCCTATCATGATGTTTGCCATCACGATGGGCTTATCCGGTTTGAGCATTGCCTATCAAAAAGCTGCTCATCTATTTCACTGTTCCTCATTGATACCAAGTATACTAGTCGCTTTGACTACGATTACGTTTATAGCCATATCTTTAACATATGCTACAAAATTCATCATGTATCGCCAAGAGGTTAAAAAAGAATTTACCCACCCTGTTAGGGTCAACTTCTTTGCTGCTTTTTCTATCACGCTACTGTTGATGTCTATCATGTATCAAGAGTTAAACACAACAGCCTCTGTCGCCCTTTGGTGGGTAGGAATGGTACTACAAGCATTTTTGACATTCTATACGATTAGTTTCTGGATTAACCATTCATTAGAGATTCAACACTCAAACCCAGCATGGTTTATTCCTATTGTTGGTAATGTCGTCGTGCCTATTGGGGGCATCGGTATTGTCAATCATAATTTTTTAATGTACTTTTTCTCCATAGGTATTTTATTTTGGATTATTCTTTTTACCATTATTTTGAATCGCATTATCTTTCATAATCAGTTAGCCAAAAAGTTTATGCCGACACTTTTTATCTTCATAGCGCCTCCTGCAGTTGGAGTCATCTCGTATGTTAAATTGACCGGTCACTTTGATCTATTTGCTAGTTTTTTATTTAATATAGGGTTATTTTTTACATTTTTACTTGTATTTATGTATAAGAATTTTATGAAATTAGAATTCTTCATATCATGGTGGGCTTTCACCTTTCCTCTCACCGCCATGACCATTGCTACGATTCTCTCCTATCACACCACGAAGTCGCCTTTTTGCTATTATTTAGCCATCGGGTTACTCATCGTATCGACGATAGTTGTCTCATTTGTAGCGTATAAGACCATCTGTCATATGTTAAAAAAAGAAATTTGTGTTATTGAGTAG